The genomic DNA GTCTTCAGATAACGAACAGCTTTGCTAACCCTTTCCTCTTTAGCTTTGGTGCTCAACCAGAGTTTGCAAACTCTTTTGGCGTACAGCATGCTAATATCTTGATAAGCCTTTCACAGGTTAGTGAAACCTGTTGTATCCTTCTCATTCCATTCTTTATGCGTCATTATGGTATCAAGAATGTAATGTTGATAGCTATGTTTGCATGGGTATTGCGCTTTGGATTGTTCGGAGTAGGCAACCCAGGCTTCCCCGGTATCTTGATGTTTGTAATTTCAATGATTGTTTATGGCGTAGCCTTCGACTTTTTTAATATATCAGGTTCGCTCTTCGTTGATAATAGTACGGAGCCAGCTCTTCGTTCTTCAGCGCAAGGATTGTTTATGTTGATGACGAATGGTATTGGTGCAACAGTAGGTACATTGGCTGCTCAGGCAATCGTAAATGCTTATACCTATCCTCAGAATGTTGGTTCAGACATATTGACCGTAGGTGATTGGCAGTCTTGTTGGTTTATATTTGCAGGCTATGCTTTTGTTGTAGGAGTATTGTTTGCTGTTATCTTCCGTCCGAGGAGAGCATAATAGTTACCGATTAATACGATATTAATGAGTAAAGTTCAACTTATATATAAAGGTATTTCACAGATTGTAGGAGGACCAGAGTTAGGTCTGCTCGTTCTGTCTGACCTTGCACACACAAGGCAGATAGCTATTGTGTGTGATCATCACATGGAGTATGAACTTGGCTTACGAACAGGTGACAAGATAATTACTGAAAAGCTGCTCCCAGAAGTACTTTGTAATGTAAATCCATTGATGACAAGTGAGCATTACGAGATACTTTTTAACTCTATTGTAGATGGACAATATAAAGCACTCTTAGTCAATAAAGACGATTTAAGTCTTACTCCTCTGCGTGCTTCTGATGCAGTGTTATTGGCACAGATAGCAAAGTTGAACATTTTTATGGAAGAGCATCTTTTCAAACGTCAAAG from Prevotella melaninogenica includes the following:
- a CDS encoding bifunctional nuclease domain-containing protein, giving the protein MSKVQLIYKGISQIVGGPELGLLVLSDLAHTRQIAIVCDHHMEYELGLRTGDKIITEKLLPEVLCNVNPLMTSEHYEILFNSIVDGQYKALLVNKDDLSLTPLRASDAVLLAQIAKLNIFMEEHLFKRQSVDSNTSQNKMALPVNALSVEMLRHALQKAIEDENYELASMLRDEMKNRSKES